The following DNA comes from Microbacterium foliorum.
GAGGAGCGCGCGAAGGCCGTTCTCGACGTCTTCCAGTCCAAGCTCATCAAGCGAGGCATCTCGCTCAAGAGCCTCGAGTCGGGCGACCCCTTCGCGAGCGGCAAGGAGTTCCGCATCGTCTCGACCCTCAAGGACGGCATCTCCTCGGAGAACGCGAAGAAGATCAACAAGATCATCCGCGACGAAGGCCCCAAGGGCGTGAAGAGCCAGATCCAGGGCGACGAGTTGCGCGTGCAGTCCAAGAGCCGCGACGACCTGCAGTCCGTGATCTCTCTGCTCAAGGGCTCAGACCTCGATCTCGACCTGCAGTTCATCAACTACCGCTGACCTCTCAGTTCGAAGGGGGGACGGATGCCGAGGCATCCGTCCCCCCTTCCGTGTGCCCGCCAATCGCATTCCGATATATGGGCCGGAGTGCCCGAGACTGGATGCAGTCGCGTCCCGAACGCGACAGACGATGCGGCGATGCATGACGCGCTGCCGAACCACGGCTCCGCGCTTCGCGGATCGCGGTTCCCGCCTTGTGGGGACTGGGCGCAGTGCAGCTCC
Coding sequences within:
- a CDS encoding YajQ family cyclic di-GMP-binding protein, giving the protein MADSSFDIVSKVDHQEAENALNQARKEIEQRYDFKGTGSSIAWSGEQILIIAGTEERAKAVLDVFQSKLIKRGISLKSLESGDPFASGKEFRIVSTLKDGISSENAKKINKIIRDEGPKGVKSQIQGDELRVQSKSRDDLQSVISLLKGSDLDLDLQFINYR